AAGTTCCTCAATCTATTCAAGGTGAGACTTACTGTAGCTATGCAATTCCACTCACTTGCATGCTTCTATATTTTCCCACATGTGAAAGTTGCCTTCATAAGATCATTTTTAGAATGATCGTATCTTCAATAACACATCCACACAGATTACTCGGCAACTTGATCAAATCGCTAACAGAGTAACattgataataatttgttGGTACTGAGGCTCCTCATGTACTTGAGAACAACAATCCTATGTATACGCTGTCATTTTGAAAGATCTTTATCTGCGGAAGTTAAATGAAGCATGTTAGGGACTTTTTGGAAGTTGTTCTCAGGAACGTTTTTTATCTTCAAGTTTAAACGTACTATGAGTGCATGTTTGGCTTGTGAATAGATGTACGATCTTCTCATTACAGTGGTCAACAGAACAAGTTAACATCGTCAACAAATGGAGTTGTGGATTCAAGCTCTCACATTATTGTAGTCTTATTAATTTTCGGAGAGCTAAATATTGCAGGATCAAGGAAGTTGCTTGCtgtacaaaaaagaaattatgttttagaaCTATGTGTAATTCGGTTTTCGGCACGCccgtttttttattttttaatattattacttGGAATGTGCTTGAATTGTGAACCGCGATATACAGATGGAGCTGCTAAACCCGATTATCTGATTAACTAATTACAAGTTTCTACTGATAATTTGCAGCAGGCAATGGTGCAAGGCCTGGAAAAGTTGTTGGCTCTGTGTTGCGATACAACTGTGGAGCAGCAGCAGCGGCAGTGGCACCTGAAGTTCTTGAACAGCGGAGAATGACCAGAAACCCTTCCATTCCTCCACAGTACGCCGGTAATAACTGTTCGTATACGAGGAGAAACTCATCctgtaaaaatgaaagagcTGATGAAGAAGCCATTGAAGGTCCAAATGGGTTGCAGCCTAAACCTCAGTACATAGCTAGAAAAGTTGCTGCTGCCCAAGGTGGACCAGGAAATAACTGGTACTGAATCTATAATCCGCTATTCCTTCTGCTGCCTGCGGTTGTTTCAGTGAAGACGTAACCAAGATGCGGGCTTCTACTGAATCTTCTCGTGGACCACCTTCCACGAGTCTGATTGAAACCAACAGCAGCACCATAACACGAGACGATGAAGTTTAAGACATGATTCATTGGAAAGGCAAAGCAAACTGCACTACTCTATGTTGCTGACAAAGTTGGATTGCTATCTTAGCATTCTTTACATGATAACGTCGTGTTAATGTTCGTCGTCTCAGCTGTTGAAGCATTGTGACTTGCTGCAGCTTACCTGGTACTTGAAATTAGGACCATAATGCTGATTATTATGCTTTCtttatgctttcttttttactttacgCAGGtataagttataatagttGACTAATCCAATCTACTAAGATTGCTATTTGACAATATTTCGGACTTGAAAATCAACCTTAGCTGATTCTCTCTTATGTATGAAAATTGTAATTCCATAACttaaatttgtacttttcacATCTACTTCTTCACTGTATCATTCTGATAAGCTCCTAAATCACCACGTTTCCAGTTAATCTAAAGTGATTTTTGCCGTATACGTtgtctattttctttatttttttaccatttgatttatttgttcGTTGTGTGGGTGACGACCTTTTTTACTCcttcaaaaaaattactttttagcTTCCTAAGTTTGACTTCAATTTTAGCTTGTTCAAGATTCATCTCAAATTTGTGcataaaaagtataatttcACACTTCGTGTTAAGTTGGTTAATTCTCATTATAAGATGGATCTTCAAACAACCATGGTATGATTTCAAGCAAAAAATGGTTGTACGTTcgtttcaaaaaataataataatgtagcATGGGAATGCCAAAACTGTGTCCAAGCATCATGGAATCAAATTGCTGTCTTGAAGATTATTCATGATCCAAACATTCAATCAAAAGACAAGGGTTTGAAGAGTTTTTAGCTATACCAATTAAAATGGAATTCCTGCCCCTgaactataatatataataacctATTCTAATTAAAGGAGTAATATGTTGCACAAAAGTATAGAAACCAAGGGTGGTTGCAATCCCCACACTTTTACTTAAAGCGGTCACATCAAACCCATACTATATACCTCAACACAGAATGTTCAACAATCTGAATTGAGTTGTTACAAAATAGTCTCTAAATCAACTAAAGTCGAGACAATCTGACCAGATGTGTTTAACCTAAAATTAAGGatcaagaaatgaaagaaaggggaaaaaaatagcaaatgaTCCCCAGCATTTCAAATCAGGGCTTTAGGCTTTGAGCCAACGATTTCTACAGAATCCTGCGACTTCGAACTCTCTGATATATGGTAAATACACGATATCATTTCATCAATTACAGACTACAGGCACGTAACATCCAGATTTTTACAAATAGGATACCCAAAATAAATGCTAAGACCCAGAATTTAGAATGTGAATTAGCAATCATTAGTGCATTACAGACTGACCATGTTTTGAATCATATGACCTCTGTGCACGTTGCTTTCTCTCTACTATCTTATTCATGAAGACAAATGGTTGGAATGGCGTTAGTAAACAGCATTATGATGATCAAATCATCAGTACAACCTCTGCCTTACCCGTCTTCCATTCACGTAACTACCATCTAACACTGTTCCATTTCCATACCCGCTGCAAGTAATCACTGCATGCTCCGTCACCCTTGCTACATATTCTAGTAGTTCAGTGAGAACTGATGGGCAGCTctctttcaaatattcaaacccCTCCGTTTGCATTACAGCTGTaggacaaaaatatattatatagacAGTGTACTCTTTTGATTACTGCACGAAGACTTCTAATGAAAAGGGAGATGAAATGGAAAATGTAGCTAAGGTTCAACTTTGGACCGACGTTTttcaatggaaaaaaagaaaaatgtaaaacatcTCAACAAACTAGTCAGTATAAAAGTATTcggaaaaacaaaatacctCTCAAATTCTCCGGCAATGCAATGACTTTCAAACAAACAGCTTTTAGTTGAAAACAATGATGCTGCTCAGCCAATGCTAATGTCGTTGCCACTGTATTTATAGCAACATCCTCACAAAGTTTAGCCTCGCAAAGCAATTTGAGTCTGTCAAGTGCATATCTGTCTGCTGCCGCAAGTAGATGCTGAGACATCAGAGTGGAAGCCCATTTTGAGTTTAAACCTACAATTTCTTGCATGTCTGGTAGAGCATCCCAGTATATGAAATGAAGCAATGCCTGTAATTGTTTGgacaacaaaggaaaaaaaaatctatcataATGGATGGCAACTTGgtaatgaaattgttaaaagtatagaatcattaaaatatttttaaaaactcagTAGAACACCCCCCGTCcgccccccccccccccccccccaaaaaaaaaagaaacaaaaaacaaagatcGGGTAAAACATTCCAAAGCCCATACACTCCTCTCCAAAACCCACAGAATCTGAATTCAGGTTCACCTGCTATTATTCTAacgaaattttgaattaaaagaaCTGGAAGAAATAAATTCCCACGATACATAGTACCAACTAACTACCTGAGAAAGTGAACTCAAATCCATCGAAAGAATAGAAATGATAAGCTGAATAGAAAAAGCCCTAAGAAAATACATACAGAAGTGGTAAAGCCCACCAAAAGACAAGCTAACATGAAAGGGAAAGAGTACCTTAAATACTGGGGCTTCCATATCTTCGACTTTTATGCACTCGGTATTCTGGTCCTTCAGAGGGCCAAAGAGTTGTGCCCTAAAGACAGGTGACCGTGCAGCAAGAACTAACTTGTGGGCAGAAAATGTTTCCCCATCTACTTCAAAGTTCACATCAGTTAGTTTCCCACTCTCCAAAAGCTTCCCAAAATGCTGGCCTATATCAGAAGGTGGTGGTGTTATGGAGTAAATCTTTGGTCCCTCTGTATGGGACTTAACAACACCAACTACACAGTGGATTTCAAGGCAGTCGTCCTTTAGAAAGTCCGATGTTTCTAAAActgttcttttaaaataacgTTTATACCCcctgtaaaaaaataaaagaaaaacctttcTTAACAAGTGAAGAGACGGGCCACAAATCccgaaattaattaaaatcaagcAGGTTCCTTAAAGAACAGGATAGATAAGAGTACAGAATTGTGCTATGTCTGGAGATatgcatacatatatattgttgtgTGTTTGGAGGGGTTCTTTCATCTGTCTCATTAGAAGAACAGACTTATTGTAATTACAATCCTACAATCTACCGTAAGagtattgttttattattattgttatttagcaagaaacaagaaatccatttagaaaaagagaacaagCGACTCCAATTTCTTTACTACTAACATGATCACTCCAAACTTCAAATGGCCTCAACAAACACCCAACCAAATTCTTTCCAAGACCAAAAAGAAGTTATTAAATGTACCAAATTTTCAAGCTAGAATATTGAGtgagaagaaaacaatatcTAGACAATTGGTAATGAAAGAATTACATGTGAACTGTGATGGGATTTCCCAAACCTAAAAACCACAACACTATGaaagagaatttaattttggcCAAAGAGGGGGGGGGATTTATCCTCCATTTTGGCAGAAATCAAAGTAGCCTTATCACTATTGATTGATGAATCAACCTTATTATCctcatcaaaagaaaaataaagagcCTCTTCAATAGAATTGTCCACAATGACAACGTTGAAAACTAAATATGAGCTCCTATAGTTATAATACACCTCTATCAAATTGAATAAGCTTTCAGTATGTGTCTTTGGGGTTCTCCCCCCTTTTTAGTTTCATACACATGTGAAACtgttttccatttaaaaagtGTGTTTTGGAGGAAATCTGAATCAATATTACACAAACTAACTTCACAATCTTATTAAGGGAATAAGATTGGTTGTTTGAAAAAACATGGGATGAATTAAGAATTCCAAAAGACAAAGCATCATCTCTTTGCCCATCTGACGATTTGTTGAGAGGGCTAGAATGCATTGAATGATGTGTcttttataaatcaaattattgagCTAAGAGATCACTAAAGCtagtaaatttattaaatttgatttcgTAGTTAATAAATAAGGAACACCcctaattattaaaagtttttaaaagtaatgaaaaaacCCAAGGTTTCACAAAATGAGCGTcgtattttgttttgtttttctttttcaattagatagaaacaactttttcattgaaaaaaatgaaaaaatacacGGACGTACAAAAACCAAACCCACAAAAGACAGGGACCTCCTCTACAAGAAGGGGATCCAACCATAAAAATCAAGTCTAATGGGTAATTACAACTTacaaaaagtttcaaaatcgTGACCCAATAGAAACATGAAAACGAACAATAGACCAAATTTCACCACTCTCCCTTTCAACCCCCCAAAACACCCTCCTATTCCTCTCAAGGTGCGCCATATTTTGTGAGCCTCACCTATTAGGTGAGGGGCCAGATCTGAGCCTTGAGCCTAGATGCACCTGAGAAGGCCTTTTTTTACAAACATTGGATGAGATAACAGTAAATTTGGAGTGGGAAAGGAGAATCTTTCGATGTTATAGCTTATTAGATGGGAAAATTAGTCACTTGGCGAATTGAAATATTGCTTTTCAGCTCATAAAGAATGAAGGCATTGGACATAAGAATTAGAGCAAAAGGAATGAAGCAGATATCAAAATGGTTTAGCGATTTTTCAAGGAGAGAATATATTAGGCACgaaaggaaatgaaatatttaggGGGAGGAATGAAGTGGTTCaccaactaaaaaaatgaagtggaCAAGGTCCTAGGTAGAACATAGCTAAAGGGCATGTACTGAACCCTAATGCAATTAggagtttgaaagaaaatcttCGGAAGATGCTTGGTCCAGCAGGCGGCAGCTGATCCCACTGCTAGATTGTCTAATTTCAGTGCATTGGCGGCTCCAATTGAAAAGGTTAGTGGCTCCTAAATAATCATACAAAGGGCTAGCCAGCAAGAAATTGTTGAACAAAAGGAACCTGACCGAATTGATATTTGGAGCTAGAATGTGCATCCTTCAAGGGCAGCTCTCTACGTAGTAAAATTGTCTTAACCTTTAACTACAACTCACAAGAGGACCATACAAAGGTAGCTACCTAATAGGTGTGATGAATGGGATAATGCCTCAAAAATGTATAAAAGCATAACCAGCTTGTCATAAAACAATACAGGAATTAACTTACATCAGAACCAAGAGCATAAACAGAATTCAACCAAAGAGACCATTGTTAGATCCCAGCAACAAATCAACGCAACAAAATACTTACCACATGCTTCCCCGATATTTAAGCGTATAAGGACCACTCTCAAGTCTTCTCTCAAAATGGCTGTGCACCT
This DNA window, taken from Cucumis sativus cultivar 9930 chromosome 6, Cucumber_9930_V3, whole genome shotgun sequence, encodes the following:
- the LOC101216609 gene encoding BTB/POZ and MATH domain-containing protein 2 isoform X2; its protein translation is MDTSKSYSNLRSPTPPPVTFSTSRFETVNGSHEFKINGYSLNKGMGIGKYIASDTFMVGGYAFAIYFYPDGKSVEDNASYVSVFIALASEGTDVRALFELTLLDQSGKENHKVHSHFERRLESGPYTLKYRGSMWGYKRYFKRTVLETSDFLKDDCLEIHCVVGVVKSHTEGPKIYSITPPPSDIGQHFGKLLESGKLTDVNFEVDGETFSAHKLVLAARSPVFRAQLFGPLKDQNTECIKVEDMEAPVFKALLHFIYWDALPDMQEIVGLNSKWASTLMSQHLLAAADRYALDRLKLLCEAKLCEDVAINTVATTLALAEQHHCFQLKAVCLKVIALPENLRAVMQTEGFEYLKESCPSVLTELLEYVARVTEHAVITCSGYGNGTVLDGSYVNGRRVRQRLY
- the LOC101216609 gene encoding BTB/POZ and MATH domain-containing protein 2 isoform X1; translation: MGTIKSCRDTSKSYSNLRSPTPPPVTFSTSRFETVNGSHEFKINGYSLNKGMGIGKYIASDTFMVGGYAFAIYFYPDGKSVEDNASYVSVFIALASEGTDVRALFELTLLDQSGKENHKVHSHFERRLESGPYTLKYRGSMWGYKRYFKRTVLETSDFLKDDCLEIHCVVGVVKSHTEGPKIYSITPPPSDIGQHFGKLLESGKLTDVNFEVDGETFSAHKLVLAARSPVFRAQLFGPLKDQNTECIKVEDMEAPVFKALLHFIYWDALPDMQEIVGLNSKWASTLMSQHLLAAADRYALDRLKLLCEAKLCEDVAINTVATTLALAEQHHCFQLKAVCLKVIALPENLRAVMQTEGFEYLKESCPSVLTELLEYVARVTEHAVITCSGYGNGTVLDGSYVNGRRVRQRLY